The Rhizoctonia solani chromosome 4, complete sequence genome contains a region encoding:
- a CDS encoding Complex 1 protein (LYR family) → MKRGLPLRGPTLRHFLLKAEVFSVYRQVIRACRKIPNADARRETLEWFKHDFRRSANVTDLDAIQGQLASIKRELKTTSSMFSLPIASH, encoded by the exons ATGAAACGGGGACTACCACTTCGCGGTCCAACCCTGCGACACTTCCTCCTCAAGGCAGAAGTGTTCTCAGTCTATCGGCAGGTGATACGGGCCTGTCGCA AGATACCCAATGCGGACGCACGACGCGAGACACTTGAGTGGTTTAAGCACGACTTTCGACGCAGTGCTAATGTTACTGACCTG GATGCGATTCAAGGGCAATTGGCTAGCATCAAACGAGAACTTAAAACTACGTCTTCTATGTTTTCATTGCCCATCGCTTCTCATTGA
- a CDS encoding Serine/threonine-protein kinase, translating to MSLAVRGKTANLSLPFIRRRDGTLVYSNARAVPIPVPASSYASSSSGIQSAPTREMDMRELDKEEDLLDYADGGYLPVHIGDTFKEGRYLIVRKLGWGHFSTVWLAKDRTSNRHVAIKVVKSAKTYTTAARDEVGILRFINSVYKDPGHENVVQFLDTFDHKAESDSGPSPVHVCMVFEPLGASLLTLIRAHRKGVPEHLVRQIATQVLAGLAFLHERCGIIHTDLKPENIMISLGSKHDIEAIVQAELATSPRSLSRMVGIPPGCVRGGVATPRYGADLAGTKQVWIFGSQPLPTSVSLPRTRSGQPDGLVRKMSTLAISTIPPQPEPGSASASTSASSSSTLAEALSTAPTSFMSTGKGITFGSTRSQKCLPAANKVSPVTIVCQSDGNGVTVTASSEASVQGLPERSPLMGEAQATDISEDVVGSAKPRDVVAKPCTPPCKGPSLLSQTAPKLEAPLTRPKSSISSKGDKDMIEVKIGDLGNASYCWKHFTENIQTRQYRCPEVILGAEWDATADVWSVGCIFFELLTSDVLFDPAERVGAWSRDDDHICQMIELLGPMDPRFALSGDYSKEIFRSDGVTLRNVPASKMSHWPLLDVFVQKYNYKREHAGRLADFLLPFLRIEPKARISAQDAQHLEWLKS from the exons ATGTCGCTCGCCGTTCGTGGAAAGACTGCGAATTTAAGTTTGCCGTTCATAAGGCGCAGAGATGGTACGCTAGTGTATTCCAACGCACGAGCGGTGCCTATACCAGTACCAGCCTCGAGCTATGCTTCGTCCTCGTCTGGAATACAGAGTGCTCCGACCAGAGAAATGGACATGCGGGAACTTGACAAGGAAGAGGACTTGCTGGATTATGCTGATGGAG GTTATCTCCCTGTTCACATCGGTGATACATTCAAGGAAGGACGCTATCTTATTGTACGGAAGCTGGG CTGGGGACATTTCAGCACCGTCTGGCTTGCCAAAGACAGAAC GAGCAATCGCCATGTTGCAATCAAGGTAGTCAAGTCAGCCAAGAC CTACACAACAGCTGCCCGTGACGAGGTCGGGATCCTCCGCTTCATCAACTCGGTCTATAAGGATCCTGGGCATGAGAACGTTGTACAATTCCTCGACACATTTGATCACAAGGCCGAGAGCGACTCGGGTCCCTCTCCAGTCCATGTCTGCATGGTCTTTGAGCCTCTGGGTGCCAGCCTCCTCACCCTCATCCGCGCCCATCGCAAAGGAGTACCCGAACATCTCGTTCGGCAAATAGCAACACAGGTATTAGCCGGCCTCGCATTTTTACACGAGCGTTGCGGGATTATTCACACC GATCTTAAACCCGAGAATATCATGATTTCTTTGGGCAGCAAACACGACATTGAAGCTATTGTCCAGGCCGAACTTGCTACATCCCCCCGCTCATTGTCTCGTATGGTCGGCATCCCTCCCGGTTGTGTGCGCGGCGGCGTGGCGACCCCAAGATACGGTGCTGACCTTGCTGGGACAAAGCAGGTCTGGATATTTGGCTCTCAGCCACTTCCTACTTCGGTTTCCTTGCCCCGGACGCGGTCTGGGCAACCGGATGGACTTGTTCGGAAGATGTCCACATTGGCTATTTCCACGATACCTCCTCAACCTGAGCCTGGCTCTGCCTCTGCCTCTACTTCTGCATCATCCTCATCTACTCTTGCCGAGGCCCTTAGTACGGCCCCGACTTCCTTCATGAGTACCGGCAAGGGAATCACGTTTGGCTCTACCAGAAGTCAAAAGTGTCTGCCCGCCGCGAACAAGGTGTCCCCGGTAACTATTGTGTGCCAATCTGATGGAAATGGTGTCACAGTGACTGCCTCATCTGAGGCGTCGGTCCAAGGTTTACCGGAGCGTTCGCCACTAATGGGAGAGGCACAAGCAACCGATATTTCAGAAGACGTCGTGGGATCCGCCAAGCCACGCGATGTGGTTGCCAAACCTTGTACCCCACCGTGCAAGGGTCCTTCGCTGCTGTCCCAAACTGCGCCCAAGTTGGAGGCTCCGTTGACCCGGCCCAAGTCTAGTATTAGCTCCAAGGGCGACAAGGACATGATTGAAGTCAAGATTGGTGATCTTGGCAACGCATCCTATTGCTGGAAGCATTTTACCGAGAACATCCAGACTAGGCAGTACCGTTGTCCAGAAGTCATTTTAGGTGCTGAATGGGACGCAACTGCGGACGTGTGGAGTGTAGGGTGCATA TTCTTCGAATTATTGACTTCCGACGTGTTATTCGACCCTGCTGAACGGGTCGGTGCATGGTCCCGCGATGATGATCATATCTGTCAGATGATCGAACTTTTAGGACCCATGGACCCCAGGTTCGCACTATCGGGTGATTATAGCAAAGAGATATTCCGCTCTGATG GTGTTACACTGCGCaacgtgcctgcatccaagaTGAGTCACTGGCCCTTGCTTGATGTATTTGTTCAAAAGTACAACTACAAGCGGGAACACGCGGGGCGGCTGGCCGATTTCCTACTCCCATTTTTACGCATTGAGCCAAAGGCACGAATCTCAGCGCAGGACGCACAACATCTGGAATGGCTCAAGTCGTGA
- a CDS encoding protein farnesyltransferase/geranylgeranyltransferase type-1 subunit alpha — MATSVFDAAKLPYSVRQDWSDLTPIPQHEPGFAPLCPIMYSNEYRDAMDYFRALVQAGEHSKRGLELTEHLINLNPAHYSVWQYRWETLLELNSPLEEELEWSDEVVRRFIKNYQGWHHRRLLITKLRNPKSELSFISAALKQDSKNYHTWAYRQWLLAEFNLPELWAGELGYVEELLDEDFRNNSAWHHRYFLVFGSGVRQGEEDREAIIRRELTFTKQKIAIAPNNPSAWNYLRGVLEHGRLPFSNERLFVELYVVSKEPSDPLVPRSTLSEAADDVVDLDNPGPSAQAELPVPLAIEFLGDIAEEEGDKEKAIGLFKSLATKYDITRKRRVIQ, encoded by the exons ATG GCTACTTCTGTGTTCGATGCTGCGAAATTGCCCTATTCTGTCCGTCAGGATTGGTCCGATCTGACACCCATCCCACAACATGAACCAGGGTTTGCCCCGCTGTGTCCTATCATGTATAGCAACGAAT ATCGTGATGCCATGGACTACTTTCGCGCGCTCGTACAAGCCGGCGAGCATTCAAAGCGTGGCCTGGAGCTTACTGAACACCTGATAAATCTTAACCCGGCTCATTATTCTGTGTG GCAATACCGTTGGGAGACCTTGCTCGAGCTTAATTCGCCACTTGAAGAGGAACTGGAATGGTCAGACGAGGTTGTACGGAGATTTATCAAGAACTATCAAGGATGGCACCATCGCCGACTTTTGATCACTAAACTACGCAATCCGAAAAGTGAACTTTCCTTCATCAGCGCAGCACTTAAACAAGACTCTAAGAACTATCATACTTGGGCCTACCGACAGTGGCTACTTGCTGAATTCAATCTTCCCGAACTATGGGCGGGCGAGTTGGGATACGTTGAAGAACTCTTAGATGAAGACTTTCGTAATAACTCAGCGTGGCATCATCGATATTTCCTGGTTTTCGGAAGTGGCGTTAGGCAGGGCGAAGAGGATCGCGAAGCCATCATCCGACGTGAACTCAC ATTCACGAAACAGAAGATTGCTATTGCTCCAAATAATCCTTCAGCGTGGAACTATCTACGTGGTGTTCTCGAGCATGGGCGCCTGCCGTTCTCTAACGAGAGACTATTCGTGGAACTGTATGTCGTATCAAAGGAACCTAGTGATCCACTTGTTCCTCGGTCTACGCTTTCCGAAGCTGCAGATGATGTAGTGGACCTGGATAACCCTGGGCCGTCAGCACAGGCCGAATTACCCGTGCCTCTAGCGATAGAATTCTTAGGAGACATTGCTGAGGAAGAGGGCGACAAGGAAAAGGCCATTGGT CTTTTCAAGTCCCTGGCTACTAAATATGACATCACCCGGAAAAGGCGAGTGATTCAATAG